In Curtobacterium sp. TC1, the following proteins share a genomic window:
- the rsfS gene encoding ribosome silencing factor, whose amino-acid sequence MTASTRALELVQAAALAADAKQAEDLVALDVTGPLQLTDVFLLATGRNERNVQSIADAVEERLLELGAKTLRREGRSEGRWVLIDVGDIVVHVFHDEDRQYYSLERLWADCPTIPLELPVDHTA is encoded by the coding sequence GTGACCGCCTCCACTCGCGCACTGGAACTCGTGCAGGCCGCTGCTCTCGCGGCCGACGCCAAGCAGGCCGAGGACCTCGTCGCGCTCGATGTGACCGGGCCGTTGCAGCTCACGGACGTGTTCCTGCTCGCAACCGGTCGGAACGAGCGCAACGTGCAGTCCATCGCCGATGCGGTCGAGGAGCGCCTCCTCGAGCTCGGCGCCAAGACCCTCCGCCGCGAAGGCCGGAGCGAGGGCCGCTGGGTCCTCATCGACGTCGGCGACATCGTGGTGCACGTCTTCCACGACGAAGACCGTCAGTACTACTCGCTCGAGCGTCTCTGGGCCGACTGCCCGACCATCCCGCTCGAGCTCCCGGTGGACCACACCGCCTGA
- a CDS encoding aldose 1-epimerase family protein, with protein MSNDAPLSGTPLTISAAGYTADIATVGATLRTFRHEGRDLVVPFDADEVRPAFRGAVLAPWPNRVVDGEYTFGGVDHELALTEPARHHALHGLVAWTDFRVEAQEPDRVVLSTTVQAQAGYPYRVEVLVEYRLDATGLHTTITGTNSGADDAPWGTGPHPYLAAGSGTVDDWTLTLPAAEVLEVTPDRLIPTDLVPVHDEFDLRTPTLIGDRFIDHAFTGFDRDADGTATITLTAADGRGVRVAFGPECPWVQVHTADHVVPEYHRAGLAVEPMTCAPDAFNDGVDRGLVVLAPGASHAAAWTISAI; from the coding sequence ATGAGCAACGATGCGCCGCTGTCCGGGACCCCGCTGACGATCTCCGCCGCCGGGTACACGGCCGACATCGCCACGGTCGGAGCGACGCTGCGGACGTTCCGCCACGAGGGCCGCGACCTGGTCGTGCCGTTCGACGCCGACGAGGTCCGCCCGGCCTTCCGCGGTGCGGTCCTCGCACCGTGGCCGAACCGCGTCGTCGACGGCGAGTACACCTTCGGGGGTGTCGACCACGAGCTCGCGCTCACCGAGCCGGCACGGCACCACGCCCTGCACGGACTGGTCGCCTGGACCGACTTCCGGGTCGAGGCCCAGGAGCCCGACCGCGTCGTGCTCAGCACCACCGTGCAGGCTCAGGCGGGCTACCCGTACCGCGTCGAGGTCCTGGTCGAGTACCGACTCGACGCCACCGGGCTGCACACGACGATCACCGGCACGAACTCCGGTGCCGACGACGCCCCGTGGGGGACCGGCCCGCACCCGTACCTGGCGGCGGGCTCCGGCACGGTCGACGACTGGACCCTCACCCTGCCCGCGGCCGAGGTGCTCGAGGTCACCCCGGACCGGCTGATCCCGACCGACCTGGTCCCCGTGCACGACGAGTTCGACCTGCGCACGCCCACCCTCATCGGCGACCGGTTCATCGACCACGCCTTCACGGGCTTCGACCGCGACGCCGACGGGACCGCGACCATCACGCTGACCGCCGCGGACGGCCGTGGTGTCCGCGTGGCCTTCGGGCCGGAGTGCCCGTGGGTGCAGGTGCACACGGCCGACCACGTGGTCCCCGAGTACCACCGCGCCGGGCTGGCGGTCGAGCCGATGACGTGCGCGCCCGACGCGTTCAACGACGGGGTCGACCGTGGTCTCGTGGTGCTCGCCCCGGGTGCGTCCCACGCCGCCGCATGGACGATCTCCGCGATCTGA
- a CDS encoding anthranilate synthase component I family protein, with amino-acid sequence MDDLRDLTGPSADARIEVRRLDPAPDLGALAAQARGDVVWLDSALPDGAPETARPRARWSVLAWADGPFRARFRHQDRQASVDVAAPAAGWFGPSSTDDRPAFAVLAELLDRTPHLPEPIVGCGFALGWVGFLGYELGRESGGPDRTADGHADADLRFVDRAVVVDHTGGAWALTLVADAEPAASARNRAWLETVTGAPSQAAVADAATGLPAGVSSAVGRVSRADHERAVDACRAEIREGNAFQVCLTTSFSVPVADREARVDPGADPHPDDPHLADYVRMRVSDPVPFGAYLRLGSLRVASRSPERFLRIDADGAVLAEPIKGTRRRVADAAADAVVRDDLAASAKDRAENVMIVDLLRNDLLRTATPGSVHVDRLCAVETYASVHQMVSTIGAQLPAATSRADVVRAAFPPGSMTGAPKISAMAIADRLERAPRGVYSGAIGYFSASGAVDLSVVIRTLVTVVDAAGQVRSRTLGAGGAVTWSSVAADEAEEVVTKTRSVLGAVGATASWNVNM; translated from the coding sequence ATGGACGATCTCCGCGATCTGACCGGTCCGTCGGCCGACGCCCGCATCGAGGTCCGCCGGCTCGACCCGGCCCCCGACCTCGGTGCGTTGGCCGCCCAGGCCCGGGGCGACGTGGTGTGGCTCGACTCCGCGTTGCCGGACGGCGCGCCGGAAACCGCTCGACCACGCGCGCGGTGGTCGGTCCTGGCATGGGCGGACGGGCCGTTCCGAGCCCGGTTCCGCCACCAGGACCGGCAGGCCTCCGTCGACGTCGCCGCGCCCGCTGCCGGGTGGTTCGGTCCGTCGTCCACCGACGACCGCCCGGCCTTCGCCGTGCTGGCGGAGCTGCTGGACCGGACGCCGCACCTGCCTGAGCCGATCGTCGGCTGCGGCTTCGCGCTCGGCTGGGTCGGGTTCCTCGGGTACGAGCTCGGGCGCGAGTCCGGCGGCCCGGACCGCACCGCCGACGGCCACGCCGACGCCGACCTGCGGTTCGTGGACCGCGCCGTGGTCGTCGACCACACCGGAGGCGCCTGGGCGCTGACGCTCGTCGCCGACGCCGAACCGGCGGCCAGCGCGCGGAACCGGGCGTGGCTCGAGACGGTGACCGGGGCTCCGTCGCAGGCCGCCGTGGCGGACGCGGCCACGGGCCTCCCGGCCGGGGTGTCGTCAGCGGTCGGACGCGTGTCGCGTGCCGACCACGAACGCGCGGTCGACGCGTGCCGCGCCGAGATCCGCGAGGGCAACGCGTTCCAGGTCTGCCTCACCACCTCCTTCTCCGTGCCCGTCGCGGACCGGGAGGCCCGGGTCGACCCCGGTGCGGATCCGCACCCGGACGACCCGCACCTGGCCGACTACGTGCGGATGCGGGTGTCGGACCCGGTCCCGTTCGGTGCGTACCTGCGGCTCGGCTCGCTGCGCGTGGCGAGCCGGTCGCCGGAACGGTTCCTGCGGATCGACGCGGACGGTGCCGTGCTGGCAGAACCGATCAAGGGCACGCGGCGGCGCGTCGCCGACGCTGCCGCCGACGCTGTCGTGCGGGACGACCTCGCAGCGAGTGCCAAGGACCGTGCCGAGAACGTGATGATCGTCGACCTGCTGCGGAACGACCTGCTGCGGACGGCGACGCCCGGGTCGGTGCACGTCGACCGGCTGTGCGCGGTCGAGACCTACGCGAGCGTGCACCAGATGGTGTCGACGATCGGTGCGCAGCTGCCGGCGGCGACGTCGCGGGCGGACGTGGTGCGGGCGGCCTTCCCGCCGGGGTCGATGACCGGTGCGCCCAAGATCAGTGCGATGGCGATCGCCGACCGGCTCGAGCGTGCACCGCGCGGGGTCTACTCCGGGGCGATCGGGTACTTCTCGGCGAGCGGGGCGGTCGACCTGTCGGTGGTGATCCGGACGCTGGTGACGGTGGTGGATGCCGCAGGTCAGGTCCGCTCGCGGACACTCGGGGCCGGGGGAGCGGTGACGTGGTCGTCGGTCGCGGCGGACGAGGCGGAGGAGGTCGTGACGAAGACACGGTCGGTGCTGGGCGCGGTCGGAGCGACGGCATCATGGAACGTCAATATGTAA